In Methanonatronarchaeum thermophilum, a genomic segment contains:
- a CDS encoding DNA-methyltransferase yields MNAIQDDSVELVVTSPPYPMIEMWDNLFHELNPKTKNYLENGEGGKAFQEMHRELDKVWKQLKRVLIEGGIACINIGDATRKIDDSFRVYQNHSRIINKLTELGFDPLPEVLWRKPVNSAAKFMGSGMLPPNAYATLEHEYILIFRNGQKPREFPPKDPERYHSAYFWEERNQWFTDLWTDIKGTNQTLKNGDRDRSAAYPLQVPYRLINMYSTIQDTVLDPFWGTGTTTTAAITTTRNSIGIELNQKLINNYKKQTQKIPKITNKILNKRIKNHINFIEKKTKEGKDFKYQAENYNFPVTTKQEKKIQLYTVEDIKKTDDYIEVLHKPFNTKSTSHS; encoded by the coding sequence ATGAATGCAATTCAGGATGATTCAGTTGAGTTAGTTGTTACTTCTCCTCCTTATCCAATGATCGAGATGTGGGACAACCTATTCCACGAACTAAACCCAAAAACCAAAAACTACTTAGAAAACGGAGAAGGCGGAAAAGCATTTCAAGAAATGCATAGAGAACTTGACAAAGTCTGGAAACAACTAAAACGTGTCCTAATCGAAGGTGGAATTGCATGCATCAACATTGGAGACGCAACAAGAAAAATAGACGATAGCTTCAGAGTATATCAAAACCACTCAAGAATCATAAACAAACTAACAGAACTTGGGTTTGATCCATTACCTGAAGTATTATGGAGGAAACCAGTGAACAGTGCTGCTAAATTTATGGGTAGTGGGATGCTGCCACCAAACGCCTATGCTACACTGGAGCATGAATATATTCTTATCTTCCGAAACGGCCAAAAACCACGGGAATTTCCACCTAAAGATCCAGAAAGATACCATTCAGCCTACTTCTGGGAAGAGAGAAACCAATGGTTTACAGACCTATGGACAGACATAAAAGGAACAAACCAAACCCTAAAAAATGGAGATAGAGATCGATCCGCCGCTTACCCTCTCCAAGTACCGTACCGACTAATCAACATGTACTCAACAATCCAAGACACCGTCCTAGACCCATTCTGGGGAACAGGAACAACAACCACAGCAGCAATAACAACCACAAGAAACTCAATTGGAATAGAACTAAACCAAAAACTCATCAACAACTACAAAAAACAAACACAAAAAATACCCAAAATCACAAACAAAATACTAAACAAACGAATCAAAAACCATATTAACTTCATTGAAAAAAAGACTAAAGAAGGTAAAGACTTTAAATATCAAGCAGAAAACTATAACTTCCCAGTCACAACAAAACAAGAGAAAAAGATCCAGCTATACACAGTGGAAGACATTAAAAAAACTGATGATTACATTGAAGTTTTACATAAACCCTTTAATACAAAGTCTACCAGCCACAGCTAA
- a CDS encoding GNAT family N-acetyltransferase, which yields MSGKIQIRRATRDDLSFIAWVMCAATRGHLQEGSSDCRLSNLLEKNSIDDITDFFKHLATTDQIHYGHISKFWVAEYEGEMAGAMSSFSLKECDEDMFKEAVNTVIDNLKTQKNIEGLEDWLSKFDLDYPEGDQEAWGIEMVAVLPEFRGLGITDHLFQRIFHEAREEGYNKVQIGYIIGNKAAEKAYKRNGFSVTGEYKDPEYAKLMGSPGFKIMVKKLN from the coding sequence ATGAGTGGGAAGATACAGATAAGACGGGCCACTAGAGATGACCTTTCTTTTATTGCTTGGGTAATGTGTGCCGCAACCCGGGGACATCTTCAAGAAGGTTCTTCGGATTGTAGATTAAGTAACCTGCTGGAAAAAAACAGTATAGACGATATAACTGATTTTTTCAAGCATCTAGCAACCACCGATCAAATTCACTATGGCCATATCTCTAAATTTTGGGTTGCTGAATATGAAGGTGAAATGGCGGGAGCGATGAGTTCTTTCAGTCTTAAAGAATGTGATGAAGATATGTTTAAGGAAGCTGTAAATACCGTGATTGATAATTTGAAAACTCAGAAAAATATTGAAGGTCTGGAGGATTGGCTTTCCAAATTTGATCTTGATTATCCCGAAGGCGATCAGGAGGCGTGGGGAATTGAGATGGTTGCAGTTTTACCTGAATTTCGAGGTTTAGGGATAACTGACCATTTATTTCAAAGGATATTTCATGAGGCTAGAGAAGAGGGCTATAACAAAGTACAGATTGGTTACATAATTGGAAATAAAGCTGCTGAAAAAGCATATAAACGCAACGGTTTTTCTGTTACAGGAGAATATAAAGATCCAGAGTATGCCAAATTGATGGGATCACCTGGTTTCAAAATAATGGTGAAAAAACTGAATTAG
- a CDS encoding thiolase domain-containing protein: MGNRVGVVASGQAEFGIRSEVDVREIAAESFVEAIGSEGNLDRGDIEFASVGSHGAGVYFEECLPAPLICEYLGLNPIGAQRVEAACATGMSAVHVIYALIKSGYIDVGMALGVEKMTEVPTLDMVDFIGRPGSYLWEFESFGPTFPGYYGIYATAHMDRFGTTEEDYARVAVKNHKYGSMNDKAFLDKEIDVETALNSDMIAYPHRLYFCCPINDGSACVVMASEDKARELSEDPVWIGGLGSGTSSVNLSNRGSFVGIESAQVAARQAYDMAGIGPEDIDVSCLHDSFTSAEIMAYEDVGFCEKGGGKELIREGQTYVGGDYPVNLCGGLKAKGHPIGATGVSMIHELNKQLKGEVKSSRQASIDNGYALAHNVGGTGHYAYVTVLER, translated from the coding sequence ATGGGTAATAGGGTTGGGGTTGTTGCGTCTGGTCAGGCGGAGTTTGGTATACGTAGTGAGGTTGATGTTAGGGAGATAGCTGCTGAGTCTTTTGTTGAGGCTATTGGTTCTGAAGGGAATTTGGATAGAGGGGATATAGAGTTTGCTTCGGTTGGTTCGCATGGTGCGGGGGTTTATTTTGAGGAGTGTTTACCTGCTCCTTTGATATGTGAGTATTTGGGGTTGAATCCTATTGGGGCTCAGAGGGTTGAAGCGGCTTGTGCTACTGGGATGTCGGCTGTTCACGTGATTTATGCTTTGATTAAATCTGGTTATATCGATGTTGGTATGGCTTTGGGTGTTGAGAAGATGACTGAGGTTCCTACGTTGGATATGGTTGATTTTATTGGTAGGCCTGGTTCATATCTTTGGGAGTTTGAGAGTTTTGGACCGACTTTTCCAGGGTATTATGGGATTTATGCTACAGCGCATATGGATAGGTTTGGTACAACTGAGGAGGATTATGCGAGGGTTGCTGTTAAGAACCATAAGTATGGTTCTATGAATGATAAGGCTTTTCTGGATAAGGAGATTGATGTGGAGACTGCTTTGAATTCGGATATGATTGCGTATCCGCATAGGCTGTATTTTTGTTGCCCTATCAATGATGGTTCGGCTTGTGTAGTTATGGCTTCGGAGGATAAAGCTAGGGAGTTGTCTGAGGATCCTGTTTGGATTGGTGGTTTGGGTTCTGGAACCAGTTCGGTTAATCTTTCCAATAGGGGTTCTTTTGTTGGTATTGAATCGGCCCAGGTTGCTGCGCGACAGGCTTATGATATGGCTGGTATTGGTCCTGAGGATATTGATGTTTCTTGTTTACATGATTCTTTTACAAGTGCTGAGATAATGGCGTACGAGGATGTTGGTTTTTGTGAGAAAGGTGGTGGTAAGGAGTTGATTAGGGAGGGGCAGACTTATGTTGGTGGTGATTATCCAGTTAATCTGTGTGGGGGTCTTAAAGCTAAAGGCCATCCGATCGGGGCGACTGGAGTTTCAATGATCCATGAATTGAATAAACAACTTAAAGGGGAAGTTAAGAGTTCTAGACAGGCTTCTATAGATAATGGATATGCTTTAGCCCATAATGTAGGTGGAACTGGGCATTACGCTTACGTTACAGTTCTAGAGAGATAA
- a CDS encoding Zn-ribbon domain-containing OB-fold protein — protein sequence MPKSITDIREICLKYEIPVEQIKTFWEELEDGRLVTSKCSDCDNVMFPPQSYCQNCLSKDIKWIGLEGEAVVKGFTHICVLPTTFSGEEPYTIVVAEFKKHPGVRAFAWLEGIDKEDVEVGMDVKLTPKQREEGPPYYVYKPV from the coding sequence ATGCCAAAATCCATAACGGATATTAGAGAGATTTGCCTTAAATATGAGATTCCGGTTGAGCAGATAAAGACGTTTTGGGAGGAACTTGAGGATGGTAGGTTGGTGACTTCAAAATGCAGTGATTGTGACAACGTGATGTTTCCACCGCAGAGTTACTGCCAGAACTGTTTAAGTAAGGATATAAAGTGGATCGGTTTGGAGGGAGAAGCAGTTGTTAAGGGATTCACCCATATATGTGTCCTTCCAACCACATTCAGTGGTGAAGAACCATACACCATAGTTGTAGCAGAATTTAAAAAACACCCTGGTGTTCGTGCTTTTGCATGGCTTGAAGGAATAGATAAAGAAGACGTAGAGGTAGGTATGGATGTTAAGCTTACACCTAAACAGAGGGAAGAAGGCCCTCCATACTACGTGTATAAACCAGTTTAA
- a CDS encoding 3-hydroxyacyl-CoA dehydrogenase/enoyl-CoA hydratase family protein, with translation MDIKNVAVVGAGVMGHGIAETIAIAGYEVSLYDHKKENIEKALKKIDKSLKKLESKNIIPSGGCESTKERINTTVDLEKAVSNVDFVIETVPENLDLKHSVFSRLDRYTQDHTILASGTSSLPITEIAKAVDNPKRVVGMHWFNPPVLMKLVEVIYGRETSDETAEQTYQFAKKINKTPIYCKKDVRGFIVTNILKPFYVEPMWMVSRGEATIKEIDSAMVHQRNYPMGPFQLADLTGIDIVHDVIKEAGEPIPPIMKEKVEKRELGQKTDKGFYNYKEGQKPDYKEKDGEEFDPLLIEALMINEAAKLVEIDAATPKDIDTGMKLGARFPVGPCKKADTIGLDKILEKLKKQHKKYRENRYKPTDWLKNKINSGDIDKKTETVFYNHKNPNQKTYHTIETHHNEKQGVVKITLNRPEKHNAINEKMMNEIPNYIETLNPDTVKCIVIEGKGTKAFSTGAEIEMLQKWTTQKAGQTKKIFQTIENYPSPVIAKIDGYALGAGLELALSCDLRYATKKTQLGFPEINIGIFPGGGGTQKLPRYIGETRAKQMILLGEKIDAETAEKWGLINKAVPNKKLDQTVEKTVKKLIKGPPIAIKLAKKTINEGRDHTLQNAIKHESKQFKKLFNTKDIEEGISAFKEKREPNFKGK, from the coding sequence ATGGATATAAAAAATGTAGCGGTTGTTGGGGCTGGAGTGATGGGGCATGGTATCGCTGAAACAATCGCCATAGCCGGATATGAAGTATCACTATACGACCATAAAAAAGAAAACATAGAAAAAGCCCTTAAAAAAATAGATAAAAGCCTTAAGAAACTAGAATCTAAAAACATAATTCCAAGTGGAGGTTGTGAATCAACCAAAGAAAGAATTAACACAACAGTTGATTTAGAGAAAGCTGTTTCTAACGTAGATTTTGTAATCGAAACTGTCCCCGAAAACTTGGATTTAAAACACAGTGTGTTTTCTAGATTGGATAGATACACTCAAGACCACACGATACTGGCGTCTGGAACCTCTTCACTACCTATCACAGAGATAGCGAAAGCGGTGGATAACCCTAAAAGAGTTGTGGGAATGCACTGGTTCAACCCCCCAGTGCTCATGAAGCTTGTTGAAGTGATATACGGCCGTGAAACATCAGATGAAACGGCTGAACAAACATACCAGTTTGCCAAGAAAATCAATAAAACCCCTATTTACTGTAAAAAAGATGTACGTGGCTTCATCGTAACCAACATTCTAAAGCCATTTTATGTTGAACCAATGTGGATGGTTTCTAGAGGGGAAGCGACAATCAAGGAAATAGATTCAGCAATGGTTCACCAACGAAATTATCCGATGGGTCCATTTCAACTAGCCGACTTAACAGGTATCGATATAGTTCACGACGTCATAAAGGAAGCCGGAGAACCAATCCCACCGATAATGAAAGAGAAGGTGGAGAAGAGAGAACTGGGTCAGAAAACAGATAAAGGATTCTATAACTACAAAGAAGGTCAAAAACCTGACTACAAAGAAAAAGATGGAGAGGAATTCGACCCACTGTTAATTGAAGCCTTAATGATCAACGAGGCAGCAAAACTTGTTGAAATCGATGCCGCAACACCAAAAGATATCGATACTGGAATGAAACTAGGTGCACGGTTTCCAGTAGGACCTTGTAAAAAAGCAGACACAATAGGTTTGGATAAAATCTTAGAAAAACTCAAAAAACAACACAAAAAATACAGAGAAAACCGTTACAAACCTACCGACTGGCTAAAAAACAAAATTAATTCAGGAGATATCGATAAAAAAACAGAAACCGTGTTCTACAACCACAAAAACCCAAACCAAAAAACATACCACACAATAGAAACCCACCACAATGAAAAACAAGGCGTTGTAAAAATCACTCTAAACCGACCAGAAAAACATAACGCCATCAATGAAAAAATGATGAACGAAATACCCAACTACATTGAAACCTTAAATCCAGATACAGTCAAATGCATAGTTATCGAAGGGAAAGGAACCAAAGCATTCTCAACAGGAGCAGAAATAGAAATGCTCCAGAAATGGACAACACAAAAAGCAGGACAAACCAAAAAAATATTTCAAACCATAGAAAACTATCCATCCCCCGTCATAGCTAAAATAGATGGATATGCATTAGGCGCAGGACTAGAACTAGCCTTATCATGCGACCTCAGATATGCAACCAAAAAAACCCAGCTCGGATTCCCCGAAATAAACATAGGAATCTTCCCAGGTGGCGGAGGAACCCAAAAACTACCCCGATACATAGGAGAAACCAGAGCAAAACAAATGATACTGCTAGGTGAAAAAATAGATGCAGAAACCGCTGAAAAATGGGGCCTAATAAACAAAGCAGTACCAAACAAAAAACTCGATCAAACAGTTGAAAAAACAGTAAAAAAACTGATTAAAGGCCCACCAATAGCCATCAAACTAGCCAAAAAAACCATCAACGAAGGCAGAGACCATACACTCCAAAACGCAATAAAACACGAATCAAAACAATTCAAAAAACTATTCAACACCAAAGACATAGAAGAAGGAATATCAGCATTCAAAGAAAAACGAGAACCCAACTTCAAAGGAAAATAA
- a CDS encoding NAD(P)H-dependent flavin oxidoreductase — protein sequence MNSKTSRFFNTKICKMFDIEYPIIQAALGGTEWDMVELTAEIADAGALGHVQHPVATSKRGAKEVINKISKGSWDDELIEELVERQHSIIDRVLDQTDGSFIVNVRVHERQVDAPDLIQALIHRASEDREFASQCKGILTSAGAPKYTKQIQEAGFLNLHTCALPIHAKKAVESGVDVVNVTGYEAGGHVSHQPVHTFPLVAGTTKMDLDTPITAGGGVFNGAQITGLLTMGVQAAYIGTRFLVSKESDYNQKAKEILADEKTGFEDTVIAPSLLSDARFYRTKGSIKLKKMKEKGATWSEIAKEEGKRFQILDDQGELQEAAIMAGQAIGGINDIKPVKKIINQLMKEGVNTYKKTANL from the coding sequence ATGAATAGTAAAACATCTAGATTTTTTAACACAAAAATCTGTAAAATGTTCGATATTGAATACCCGATTATTCAAGCAGCATTGGGTGGTACTGAATGGGATATGGTTGAATTAACTGCTGAAATAGCGGATGCCGGCGCATTAGGCCATGTGCAACATCCAGTTGCAACCTCTAAAAGGGGAGCGAAGGAGGTTATAAATAAAATTTCAAAAGGAAGTTGGGATGATGAACTTATTGAAGAGCTGGTTGAACGGCAACACTCAATAATAGATAGAGTATTGGACCAAACAGACGGTTCATTTATAGTTAATGTAAGGGTGCATGAAAGACAGGTTGATGCACCTGACTTGATTCAAGCCCTAATACATAGAGCAAGTGAAGACCGGGAGTTTGCATCCCAATGCAAAGGCATACTCACCTCAGCCGGTGCTCCAAAATACACCAAACAGATCCAGGAAGCCGGTTTCTTAAACCTACACACCTGTGCATTACCAATTCATGCAAAAAAAGCTGTTGAATCAGGTGTCGACGTTGTTAACGTAACAGGATATGAAGCCGGAGGCCATGTCTCTCACCAACCAGTTCACACATTCCCGTTGGTTGCCGGCACTACAAAAATGGATCTAGACACACCGATAACCGCTGGAGGTGGTGTTTTCAATGGCGCACAGATAACAGGCCTACTGACAATGGGCGTTCAAGCCGCCTACATTGGGACACGGTTTTTAGTTTCAAAAGAATCCGATTACAACCAAAAAGCCAAAGAAATACTTGCAGACGAAAAAACCGGGTTTGAAGACACAGTTATAGCACCTAGCTTACTTTCAGACGCCAGATTCTACCGAACCAAAGGCTCTATAAAACTAAAAAAAATGAAAGAAAAAGGAGCTACATGGAGTGAAATCGCTAAAGAAGAAGGAAAAAGATTTCAGATACTAGATGATCAAGGAGAACTCCAAGAAGCTGCTATAATGGCTGGACAAGCTATCGGTGGAATAAACGACATAAAACCCGTAAAAAAAATAATCAACCAACTTATGAAGGAAGGTGTAAACACCTACAAAAAAACGGCTAACCTCTAA
- the ala gene encoding alanine dehydrogenase → MTSKLETLKISRNDVKNIIDIKDIIDAVESAFKQFGDKKVQMPPKAYLYFNQYNGDYRTMPGYLEDEDIAGCKLVNSHPENKEHPTVMAVLILVDTETGYPYCIMDATELTAYRTGAAGGVAAKYLSRENSETIGLVGAGVQAITQLKAVNTVRNLKNVKIYDIKPKAIENLKKQIQNLNLNIKTCKTAKEAVTNTDIVITTTPVKQPIVKAEWISPGTHINAIGADAEGKQELETKLLKQSKVVVDDYKPAVHGGEVNVPITNNEYNKKEIHSDIGKIVNKTNPGRTNKEEITIFDSTGLAVQDIASGWKIYQKAKQKNIGQTIKLI, encoded by the coding sequence ATGACCAGCAAACTAGAAACCCTTAAAATATCAAGAAATGACGTAAAAAACATAATCGATATAAAAGACATTATAGACGCCGTTGAATCCGCGTTTAAACAGTTTGGAGACAAAAAAGTTCAGATGCCGCCTAAAGCATATCTATACTTCAACCAATATAACGGAGACTACCGAACAATGCCAGGCTACCTAGAAGACGAAGACATAGCTGGATGCAAACTAGTCAACTCACATCCCGAAAACAAAGAACACCCAACAGTAATGGCAGTACTAATATTAGTAGATACAGAAACAGGATACCCATACTGCATAATGGATGCAACGGAACTAACCGCATACCGTACCGGAGCCGCAGGAGGAGTAGCAGCAAAATACCTATCAAGAGAAAACTCAGAAACAATCGGGCTAGTAGGCGCCGGAGTCCAAGCAATAACACAACTAAAAGCCGTAAACACAGTCCGAAACCTAAAAAACGTCAAAATATACGACATAAAACCCAAAGCTATCGAAAACCTAAAAAAACAAATACAAAACCTAAACCTAAACATAAAAACCTGCAAAACAGCAAAAGAAGCAGTAACCAACACAGACATAGTAATAACAACAACACCAGTAAAACAGCCAATAGTTAAAGCCGAATGGATATCACCAGGAACACACATAAACGCAATAGGGGCAGACGCAGAAGGGAAACAAGAACTAGAAACAAAACTACTAAAACAATCCAAAGTAGTAGTAGACGACTACAAACCCGCAGTACACGGAGGAGAAGTCAACGTACCCATAACAAACAACGAATACAACAAAAAAGAAATACACTCAGACATAGGCAAAATAGTCAACAAAACAAACCCAGGCCGAACAAACAAAGAAGAAATAACAATATTCGACTCAACAGGACTCGCAGTACAAGACATAGCCTCAGGATGGAAAATATACCAAAAAGCAAAACAAAAAAACATCGGACAAACAATCAAACTAATCTAA
- a CDS encoding cobyric acid synthase, which produces MAKRTVLVVATSSHAGKSTVVTGLCRLLSRNNISVAPFKGQNMSNNARAVPSTTSDNGWGEIGISQYVQARAAGITPNTDMNPVLLKPRGDGESQLILSGNPIDHYQATKYYETHWAKAREEAENAYKRLSKKHDVIICEGAGSIGEINLHHRDIANIETARYTNADIILISDIERGGAFASLYGTIELLPKDIKQKVTGFIITKFRGQKEILEPGIEKLEEITGIPVLGVIPYDDPELPEEDSVSLPPKNKKTSFGEDNTPPHQTINIGIIRLPHISNFTDFQPLQQKPGTKITYLPINQKIPKDIDALIIPGTKNTVNDLQTIKKTGLTQEIKKFNKPIIGVCGGYQMLGMQITNADIEGTDNKKTIEGLKLLPTKTEFKPEKKVNEVEIEVNINKGLLKGTKDTIHGYEIHMGRTKHLKPLHQPLEPGSAEHNNVLGTYIHGLFENQKITNTLINQIYKKTNKPKPKQTKKTKNPLDKAADLIQHNTKIEKIFPKLKNQIKSNNKKTKPR; this is translated from the coding sequence ATGGCTAAACGAACCGTATTGGTTGTAGCAACCTCAAGTCACGCTGGTAAAAGCACAGTAGTCACAGGGTTATGTCGACTGTTATCACGAAACAACATCTCGGTCGCTCCATTTAAAGGCCAGAACATGTCAAACAACGCTCGTGCAGTTCCCTCCACAACCTCAGATAATGGTTGGGGAGAGATAGGAATCTCCCAATACGTTCAAGCAAGAGCTGCAGGCATAACCCCCAACACAGACATGAACCCAGTTCTACTCAAACCACGTGGAGATGGGGAAAGCCAGCTAATACTATCCGGCAACCCAATCGACCACTACCAAGCCACAAAATACTACGAAACACATTGGGCAAAAGCCAGAGAAGAAGCTGAAAACGCATACAAACGGCTATCGAAAAAACATGACGTAATTATATGTGAAGGTGCAGGAAGCATAGGAGAGATAAACCTACACCACAGAGACATAGCCAACATAGAAACTGCCAGATACACAAACGCAGACATAATATTAATAAGCGATATAGAGCGTGGTGGAGCTTTCGCAAGCCTCTATGGAACAATAGAACTACTACCAAAAGACATAAAACAGAAAGTCACTGGATTTATAATAACTAAATTCCGTGGACAAAAAGAAATCCTAGAACCTGGAATCGAAAAACTCGAAGAAATAACAGGAATACCTGTATTAGGAGTCATACCATACGACGACCCAGAACTACCTGAAGAAGACAGCGTATCACTACCTCCAAAAAATAAAAAAACAAGCTTCGGAGAAGACAACACACCCCCACACCAAACAATAAACATAGGGATAATCAGACTCCCCCACATATCAAATTTCACAGATTTCCAACCCCTCCAACAAAAACCAGGAACCAAAATAACATACCTCCCGATCAACCAAAAAATACCAAAAGATATAGACGCCCTAATCATACCTGGAACAAAAAACACAGTAAACGACCTACAGACAATAAAAAAAACCGGCCTAACCCAAGAAATAAAAAAATTCAACAAACCAATAATCGGAGTTTGCGGTGGATACCAAATGCTAGGAATGCAAATAACAAACGCAGACATCGAAGGAACCGACAATAAAAAAACAATCGAAGGCCTAAAACTACTTCCAACCAAAACCGAATTCAAACCCGAAAAAAAAGTAAATGAAGTAGAAATAGAAGTAAACATAAACAAAGGACTTCTAAAAGGCACCAAAGACACAATACATGGATACGAAATCCACATGGGTCGAACCAAACACCTAAAACCCCTACACCAACCATTAGAACCCGGTAGTGCAGAACACAACAACGTATTAGGCACCTACATACACGGCCTATTCGAAAACCAAAAAATAACAAACACACTAATAAACCAAATATACAAAAAAACCAACAAACCAAAACCAAAACAAACCAAAAAAACCAAAAACCCACTCGACAAAGCAGCAGACCTAATACAACACAACACCAAGATAGAAAAAATATTCCCAAAACTCAAAAACCAAATCAAATCAAATAACAAAAAAACCAAACCACGGTAA
- a CDS encoding geranylgeranylglyceryl/heptaprenylglyceryl phosphate synthase — MNVRRIFDSESGIHLTLIDPDEQTPARAGEIAVEAMSGGSDGIMVGGSTVSGQSIVDETVKEVKEKVDLPVILFPQDTSGLTGRADAVFFMSLLNSREPMYITGMQMRGAPIIKKLGLEPLPMAYLVIEPGGTVGYISDSRPIPREKPEIAASYALAGEYMGMDFIYLEAGSGVTEHVPLDMIGAVAKTTNSNIIVGGGIRTPKQAKKVVEAGADIVVTGSLVEEIDDVEQTISKLTDAIHK; from the coding sequence ATGAACGTAAGAAGAATCTTTGACAGTGAGTCAGGGATTCATCTGACCTTAATCGATCCTGATGAACAAACTCCAGCTAGAGCCGGTGAAATAGCTGTTGAAGCAATGTCTGGTGGTTCAGACGGCATTATGGTTGGTGGGTCCACAGTATCTGGCCAATCAATAGTCGATGAAACCGTTAAGGAGGTGAAGGAAAAGGTTGACCTACCAGTAATACTTTTCCCGCAAGATACCTCCGGCCTTACAGGTAGGGCCGATGCGGTCTTCTTCATGAGCCTACTGAACTCAAGAGAACCTATGTACATAACTGGAATGCAGATGCGGGGCGCACCTATAATTAAGAAATTAGGTTTAGAGCCACTTCCAATGGCTTACTTGGTTATAGAGCCCGGTGGAACCGTTGGCTACATAAGTGATTCACGCCCTATACCCCGGGAAAAACCTGAGATAGCTGCTTCTTATGCACTTGCTGGAGAGTATATGGGTATGGATTTCATATACCTCGAGGCTGGGTCAGGAGTTACTGAACATGTGCCTTTAGATATGATTGGAGCCGTAGCTAAAACAACAAACTCAAACATAATAGTTGGCGGTGGGATAAGAACCCCAAAACAAGCAAAGAAGGTTGTGGAAGCCGGAGCCGACATAGTAGTCACCGGGAGTTTGGTTGAAGAAATAGATGATGTAGAACAAACAATTTCAAAACTCACCGACGCAATTCATAAATAA
- a CDS encoding 50S ribosomal protein L40e yields the protein MARFPEAEDKLFGVKICMKCNARNPKKSVKCRKCGYKGLRIKSKEGRG from the coding sequence ATGGCAAGATTCCCAGAAGCTGAAGACAAATTATTTGGCGTAAAGATATGTATGAAGTGCAATGCTAGAAACCCTAAGAAATCAGTTAAATGTCGGAAATGTGGATATAAAGGCCTTAGAATTAAATCGAAAGAAGGTAGAGGATGA
- a CDS encoding P1 family peptidase, giving the protein MNEIELDEFSGLRVGHASSEEDATGCTVFLLPEGSKAGVSVRGGSPGTKGASLLKPSSADYDVNAIVMTGGSSFGLASVGGVLRFLEERQVGLDVGDTKVPIVPAAVILDLGIGSAEKRPDSEMGYSAAENASQEIESGNVGVGTGATVGKLLGMEHAMKGGFGYHLIEKNGIKVGAFTAVNSAGNIINPNTGEFIAGAQIDGEIVDLECVMDKIMNQRILGTNTTITTITTNADLTRRELCRLASTSHDGYARTIQPSHMMPDGDTIYTVSTGDKKTKLDYVGFLATHAVESSVIKAIKHAETLDNIPSTNEIK; this is encoded by the coding sequence ATGAATGAGATAGAGCTTGATGAATTTAGTGGTCTGCGTGTTGGACATGCATCTTCGGAGGAAGATGCTACTGGATGTACAGTTTTTTTGTTGCCTGAAGGATCTAAGGCTGGGGTTTCAGTCCGTGGTGGCTCTCCTGGCACGAAAGGTGCTTCTCTTTTAAAACCCAGTTCAGCAGACTATGACGTTAATGCTATCGTTATGACTGGTGGAAGTAGTTTTGGACTTGCTTCGGTGGGTGGGGTGTTGAGGTTTCTTGAAGAAAGACAGGTAGGGCTTGATGTAGGAGACACCAAGGTACCGATTGTTCCTGCCGCCGTAATACTTGACCTAGGGATCGGAAGTGCAGAAAAAAGACCAGATAGTGAGATGGGTTATTCTGCAGCTGAGAACGCAAGTCAAGAGATCGAAAGCGGTAATGTTGGCGTCGGCACAGGTGCAACCGTAGGGAAACTATTGGGAATGGAACACGCTATGAAAGGTGGTTTCGGATACCACTTAATCGAGAAAAATGGAATAAAGGTTGGAGCGTTCACAGCGGTTAACTCAGCTGGCAACATCATAAATCCAAATACCGGAGAGTTCATCGCTGGAGCACAGATAGATGGAGAGATAGTAGATTTAGAATGCGTAATGGATAAAATAATGAACCAGAGAATATTAGGAACCAACACAACGATAACCACCATCACAACAAACGCAGACCTAACTCGAAGAGAACTATGTCGACTGGCATCAACATCACACGATGGATATGCAAGAACAATCCAACCAAGCCATATGATGCCGGACGGAGACACAATATACACAGTTTCAACTGGAGATAAAAAAACTAAGCTTGATTATGTAGGGTTTTTAGCAACACACGCGGTAGAAAGTTCAGTTATAAAAGCTATAAAACACGCTGAAACACTTGACAACATACCTTCAACAAATGAAATAAAATGA